In Deltaproteobacteria bacterium, the following proteins share a genomic window:
- a CDS encoding NAD-dependent epimerase/dehydratase family protein: MAKTLVTGGAGFIGSHVVREMIQNGLEVVVVDDLSSGKKENLPDGVSFHELDITSPELEKVFESERPDYVHHLAAQISVADSVRDPLHDAMVNVVGSVNLLQNAVKYGVKKFIFSSSGGTVYGATEHLPAVEELPFSAMSPYGVTKICMEYYLPYYRAEKGLNYTVLRYSNVYGPRQDPHGEAGVVAIFCRTMLDGRTPTINGDGKYIRDYVYAGDVARANFLAIEKGDHDCFNIGTGVRTDVNQLYQEIAAVIGFDQAPPHGPHRPGDLRENYLNASKASRLLGWEPRISLKDGLARTVDYFRNGGRS; this comes from the coding sequence ATGGCCAAAACGTTAGTCACAGGTGGCGCCGGGTTCATCGGCTCCCATGTCGTGCGTGAGATGATTCAAAACGGTCTGGAGGTGGTGGTCGTGGACGATCTCTCTTCCGGGAAGAAGGAGAACCTTCCGGACGGTGTGAGCTTCCATGAACTCGATATCACCTCCCCGGAACTGGAAAAAGTCTTTGAATCGGAACGGCCCGATTATGTTCATCACCTGGCCGCCCAGATCAGTGTGGCCGATTCCGTTCGGGATCCCCTCCATGATGCCATGGTCAATGTCGTCGGTTCCGTGAACCTGTTGCAGAACGCAGTGAAGTACGGCGTGAAAAAGTTCATCTTCTCCTCCTCCGGCGGGACCGTTTATGGCGCCACGGAACATCTGCCCGCGGTGGAGGAACTCCCCTTCTCTGCGATGTCGCCTTACGGTGTGACCAAGATCTGCATGGAGTATTATCTTCCCTATTACCGGGCGGAGAAAGGTCTGAACTATACCGTGCTTCGATATTCCAATGTTTATGGACCCCGGCAGGATCCCCACGGCGAGGCAGGGGTGGTGGCCATTTTCTGCCGGACCATGTTGGACGGCCGGACGCCGACGATCAACGGTGACGGAAAATATATCCGGGATTATGTCTATGCCGGGGATGTGGCGCGGGCCAACTTTCTGGCTATTGAAAAGGGGGACCACGACTGCTTTAATATCGGCACCGGTGTCCGGACCGATGTGAACCAGCTCTATCAGGAGATTGCAGCGGTAATCGGTTTTGATCAGGCCCCTCCTCATGGGCCGCACCGGCCGGGAGATCTGCGGGAAAATTATCTCAATGCCTCCAAGGCATCACGTCTCCTCGGATGGGAACCCCGGATTTCTCTGAAAGATGGGCTGGCAAGGACGGTGGACTATTTTCGGAATGGAGGTCGAAGTTGA